The sequence below is a genomic window from Nocardia fluminea.
AGCGCGGCACCTACATCGAGCTCGACGGATCCGACCATATGATGACGATCGGCCAGTACCTGCCCACCACCCTCGCAGCGATCGACACCTGGTTGAACACCCATAGTCTTGTTCCCGAACAGGCGTGACGGGGTGGTCGAGCCAGTGCTGAAACCGTACGGCTCGACCCCTCCTTTCGTTGCCGCCCGACATCGGTCGTGTCGTGGATGAAAGTTCGGCCACGGTTGCCCACAAACACTGCGGAGGTCGTCGAAACTCTGGGAGGTTGCGACCGGCTCGGGGATCCGATTAAAGGCAGTCAGGTAGCGGGTGGTCGTTTCGCGGACCGCGCGCAGTTGCAGCCCGTAGGGCAATAGGTGCAATTCCCTGCCACCGATGCGACCGACGGCGTTGGTCGATGGAATTGCCAGATCGGCGCGTTCGAGGAAGGCGCTGACGCCGGCCTGGGTCCGAATCTCCAACTCGTGCAAGGATTGCCAGGCGGCGCGGTGGCGAGAGGACGAAGCGTGTTCGGCGAGTCCTTTCGCGACGCGATTGGCGAGCAGCATCTCATCGACGCTCGAGCCCCGCAGGTCGTGCAGGCGCGAGAGCATCGTCAGGGTCACCGTGCGCTGGCCGCTGGCCCTGGTCGCTTCGGTCGACGATCAGCTCGCGGATGAACTGCGCCGGGCAGGCCGAGCCTGTGGGAGTGCCGACCTATCGCCGGTCGAGACGGGTCGCACGACCGACCAGGCGACCGCGGTCCATATCGAGGACAGCAGGATCGAGCCGATGATGTCGGTGGGGTGGTGGGCTCCGGCATAGAGTCGTTGCGCCGCTACCAGCGCCGGAATCAGGAGTGCCGCGGCTGCGAAGACCCGGTACTGCCATCGGCGTGTGGTGGCCCATACCAGCGCGGCGGTGCCGGCGTAGAGCGTCAGTGCGGCGGCGACGTGCCCGGAAGGGAAACTGGCCGTGGGGGGAAGGTCGGGATTGAGGTGTGCGACCCGGGGCCGGTCCCGGTCGACGATCGCAGCGGTGGTGAGGAACAGCGTGATCTCGCCCAGCAGCGCCGTGCCGAGGAACAATACCGGTCGCCAGCTGCGCGCGATGCCCACCGCGAGTGCGGCGACGATCAGCGCGACCGTGATGATCGCGATCGTATTTCCGATCTCGCCGAACACATCGAGGATCGACGTGAGCGTGGAATTACGGTGCTCGGCGAGCATCGTCACGACGCGGTGGTCCCACTCCAGGACAGCGGTGTCGGTGTCCAAGGTGCGCACCAGCATGCCGATTCCCACCAGCCCACCGACGAGCAGCACCCACGCGACCGCGAGCTCGCCGATCCCTCGCCATGGGTGCGCCAGCGTGGGCGGATGCTGAACAGGGACCGGTCGCAAGTCGTCTTCCTCGGCCGGGGCGACGTCGCCGGGCAGGGGGCCGGTGCTGTCGATCCGGGCGTCGCGACGCCATCGGTGAAAGGCGACAGTTGCCAGTACGAGCCACAATGTGCCGAGCAACCAGCCACCGAGGACATCGGTGAGGTAGTGCACGCCGAGCGCTATCCGGCTCACCCCGATGGCGATCACGATCCCCACTGCGAACACGGTCGCCGCGCGGCGTGCACCCGCCTGCCAGGTGGGCGTGAAGACGAGCAGCACAACGCCGTAACACACCAGTGAACTCATCGCGTGTCCGCTGGGAAAGCTCCAACCGTCCGTGGTGTAGACGGGCTCGTCCACCACCGGACGTAACCGTGCGACAAGCTCTTTGACGACCGGGTTGAGGATCAGGCCGCCCACGGCGGTGAGCACCACGTAGACGGCAAGTCGGGGGAGACGACGCAGCAGCAGCCAGATGGTGGCAACGGTCAGCACCACAACCAGCGTGCTGGTCGCTCCGAGTTCGGTGATGCCGGTGACTGTGCTTTGCAGGGCCTTGTTATTCGCCACCACGGCGACCATGTGGTCGGTGACCGTTTGATCCGCGGTCTGCATCGGTTCCCACCGCGTCCGGACCAGTGCGGTGAGCACCCCGAACCCGATACCGATGCCCACAGCGCCGAGTAACGCCGCGGCACTGCGGACAGCGAATCGTTCGGCGGCCTCGGCCTCGCTGTGATGCGCGACGACTGAGCTGTCAGCGCCCGTCGCGACATCCCCGTCGCGTTGGTCGACAGACAATGCAACACCTCCTGCGATCGTGCGGCATCGCCGACCAGCGAGAACCGCGACAGGCCACCAGTGAGCTCCGGTTGCCGGATATCGTTGTTGTTCACGGTTTCCCGTTACAGGCGGTCGCAATCAATCGAGAAATCACTAGCGCGATCCCGCGCTCGCATTTCTGATGACAGCCGGATCGCCGAGCCCGCGACCGGATGGGCAGTCGGATTCGTCGTGTGCTGGGGGATGGCGCTGCCCGTGAAGGGATCTTCGCATACTTTGATATGCGCCCCGTCGACTACATGACGGGGCGATTTCGATACCGAGCGCAAGATGGGAGAACGTATGACTGTCGAGTTCCCGCATCTCGACCTGTCCGCTGACGAGGTACTGACCACGACCCGGTCGGTGCGCAAACGTCTCGACCTGGATCGGCCGGTGCCGCTGGAGGTGGTCACCGACGCATTGGAGGTGGCGCTCCAGGCGCCGTCGGGCAGCAACCTGCAAGGCTGGCATTGGATCGTGCTGACCGATCCCGAGCCCAAGAAGATCGTGGCGGAGTACTACCGCAAGTCCTACACCGCCTACGCTGCGGCGGGCGCGGCCGTGCGGCAGGCGAAGCCGCCGCAGGACGCCGATACCGCGGAGAAGGTGGCTTCGAGTGCGACCTATCTGGCGGAGGTGATGGAGCAGGTCCCGGTGCTGGTGATCGGTGCGATCCACGTGCCGGGTGGGCAGATGCCGGAGGGGAACCAGGCCGGTCTGTGGGGTTCGTTGCTCCCCGCCGCCTGGAGCTTCGCGCTCGCACTGCGTGAGCGCGGCCTCGGATCTGCGTGGACCTCACTGCATCTGGAGTACGAACGAGAGGTCGCCGAGGCGCTGGGAGTTCCCCCGAGTATTCGGCAGGGCGTGCTCTTGCCTGTTGCCTACACGAAGGGCACCGACTTCAAGCTCGCCAAACGCGCCCCGCTCGACACAGTACTGCACGTCAACAAATGGTAGTGCTGAGCCGATTCGCCCGCAGCTTCATCTCGATCTACGCCGAGAGCATGCCTTCAGGTTGATCGCGGAGTCCGGTGACCGAAGCCGACGCTGAGGAATCGGTCCACGCCCCCTCGACCTCTGCGACGCCGTGCTCGTGCGCGTCCACGCCTACAGCAGCTTCCGTGGAGGTCGATGCCGTACAGGTCGAGGCCGAGCTCAGCGGCCGTGGTGGTCCTGGGTAGTGCGCGGCTCGTGGCAGCGCTCCTCGGATACGCAGTGACCGCCCGCGCGCATGACCGGACATCGAGAAGGCGCGACCACGGGGTAACGACCGATGGCGCCCATCACGCGAAGCGTTCGGTCGAATTCGACCCTGGTTGGTCCGCAGGAGTCGGGGTATGCCGGAAACGACAGTTCATCCTTGCGACGAGAGGTCAAATTATGCCCGAGC
It includes:
- a CDS encoding phosphatase PAP2 family protein, translating into MSVDQRDGDVATGADSSVVAHHSEAEAAERFAVRSAAALLGAVGIGIGFGVLTALVRTRWEPMQTADQTVTDHMVAVVANNKALQSTVTGITELGATSTLVVVLTVATIWLLLRRLPRLAVYVVLTAVGGLILNPVVKELVARLRPVVDEPVYTTDGWSFPSGHAMSSLVCYGVVLLVFTPTWQAGARRAATVFAVGIVIAIGVSRIALGVHYLTDVLGGWLLGTLWLVLATVAFHRWRRDARIDSTGPLPGDVAPAEEDDLRPVPVQHPPTLAHPWRGIGELAVAWVLLVGGLVGIGMLVRTLDTDTAVLEWDHRVVTMLAEHRNSTLTSILDVFGEIGNTIAIITVALIVAALAVGIARSWRPVLFLGTALLGEITLFLTTAAIVDRDRPRVAHLNPDLPPTASFPSGHVAAALTLYAGTAALVWATTRRWQYRVFAAAALLIPALVAAQRLYAGAHHPTDIIGSILLSSIWTAVAWSVVRPVSTGDRSALPQARPARRSSSAS
- a CDS encoding nitroreductase family protein, giving the protein MTVEFPHLDLSADEVLTTTRSVRKRLDLDRPVPLEVVTDALEVALQAPSGSNLQGWHWIVLTDPEPKKIVAEYYRKSYTAYAAAGAAVRQAKPPQDADTAEKVASSATYLAEVMEQVPVLVIGAIHVPGGQMPEGNQAGLWGSLLPAAWSFALALRERGLGSAWTSLHLEYEREVAEALGVPPSIRQGVLLPVAYTKGTDFKLAKRAPLDTVLHVNKW